Genomic window (Vicinamibacterales bacterium):
GAGCCGTAGTATTTCGCTGAGACCACCTCATCACCCGTATCCATCTGCCAGTGTTCATCGAACGTGGTATCCGGATATGCCTGGTCAGATTCAGTGCCTCGTTGAGCAGCTTGCCGGCGTTGAAGGCCGGGCACGTTCGCATGCGCAACAATTTCTCGGGTTGCGGCACGTAGCACTTTGTTCCCGCCAGTGTGGTCACCGTGATGATGCGTATTCACCAGGGTGTCAATCATCCGAGAGCTACGCATCTTGAGACCGTTCAAACAGGCGTCAGCCGTATCGGGATACTGGCTATCGACGACAACGAGTGCGTTGTCAGAGATCAGCCATCCAATCGTGCCGCCACGCATATGGAACGCGCCCACATTTCGGCGGAGTTCTTCGAAGCGTGGGGTTGCGTCCTGTGCTAGTAGGGGGAGGTGTCCAACAGCACTCCCGACAAGCGCCAACGATGACGTTCTCACGAAATCACGACGGTCCCAAATCATGGTGAGCCTCCTTCACTGCTCGTTCATTGGCGCTGTTCCGCCAGTTCACGATAAATACCTTCGATGTTCAGTGCAAAATGTTCGTTGTAGTTTCTCCAAGTGGCGTACTGCGGTAGTTCGAGCGAAGCCTGGATGGCTTGTAGTGACTGGCCGTCGTCCATTCGGTCGGTCACCTCACGTGTGAGTGTTTCGAAATACTCGAGATGCTCGCGCACATCGTCGTGAGTTCCGATCTCGCCGTGGCCAGGCACGAACTGATCGACATCGTATTCAGTTAGGGTCTCGAGTGCCGCAGTCCAGCCAGCGAGGTCACCAGATGCAAGGTCGCGCCACGGAAGCGACCGGACGGATAGGGTATCGACGATGAATACTAGACGGCGCGACGGGATGTGCAGAATGATGTTGCTGTCGGTTTCCGAGTGTCCTGGGAACGACAGGTCGACATCGATGTCGCCGATAGTCAGGGACATCTCGTCGACGAAGGTCTCATCTGGCGGCCTAACCGCTGTCATTCCCTCATCTTCGAGATGAGTTAAGACGTTCTCATGACTAATGGTGACGACGTCGTCGCCGAACACGGCGCCTCCAGACGCGTGGTCATTGTGATAGTGGCTGTACACGAGATACCGGATCGGTGCGTCAGTAATTTTTCGTATTTCCTCGAGGTATCGCTCTGCCGCTTCAGTTGATTGTGGGTCGGTGACGAGCACCCCATCGGTGGTCGCAATGAATAGTGAGCGATGGTTGTTGTAGCTAAAGCGATATACGTTGTCGGCGATCTCGTCGACTCCGACAGTTGGCCCCATCACCGCTGCTTCTTCTACTTGACCAGAATCACTGGACGACGCCTGGTCAGACGACGGAGTGCAGGCACTTAGAAAGACGAGAACAGTCAGGAATGTGCGAGGTGTCATGCGGGTCTCCCCTGTGAGCTGATATAAGGTTTAGTGGTTAGCTTCGGAACTCAAATGTGTGCCATCACGGTCATGTGAACTAATACCGGTTGCTCAAGACGAATTATACTGTCCTTCCCCAAAGCCAAGCTGCTCCGCGTACGCCACTCGAATCACCGTGAACGGGTCGTACGAGTTGGGTGTCAACACGGTCCGAAAAGACATACGCCGTCCAGAGTGCCGGGACCCGTGCATAGAGTGATTCTAGGTTCGACAGGCCCCCACCCAAAACGACAATTTCGGGATCGATCAGGTTGATAACCGTCGCTAAACCACGGGCAAGTCGGTCCTCGTATCGTTCGAGCGCCGCCGTAGCCGCCGGTTCGTCTTCACGCGCAGCTTTTGCGATGTCTGGTGCCGACCGCCACGTTCCGGTATCAGCCTCGTAGTCCCGGCTGAGCCCAGGACCAGACAAGAAGGTTTCGAGGCAACCACGTTGTCCACAGTAACAGGGCGGTCCGGGGACCTCCTCTGGTGTGGGCCAAGGCAGAGGGTTGTGACCCCATTCACCGCCGATCGCGTTCACACCGTCGAGCGGTCGTCCGTCGACGATCACCCCACCACCCGTGCCTGTGCCCAAAATGACACCGAAGACCACGCGGGCACCCTTGCCACCACCATCGAGTGCCTCGGACAGCGCAAAACAGTTGGCATCGTTATCGAGGCGCAATGGACGGTTTAAGCGCGACGTTAAGTCTTCCAGCAAAGCACGGCCGTTGACCCAGGTGGAGTTAGAATTCTTGATTCGACCGGTCGCAGGAGACACTGCACCCGGCGTCCCTATGCCCACGGTACCCCGACTTCCGACCTCATGCTCAATGGAGTTTATGAGATCAATAATCGCCTGAACGGTAGCGTCATAGTCGTCGCGTGGCGTAGGCACGCGCTGCCGTGACAGGGTTCTTCCATCGGAAGCAAGAGCGATTCCCTCGATCTTCGTGCCGCCTAAGTCGATACCAATTCGCACTTCACTCATGACTGAACCGAATGAAATGTTCGGTGGGGTGGGGGAGGACACCTAAACAAATGAGAGATACGCCAGGCACGTCACCGTGTGCGCGTTGCTTGAAGTTGCGCTGCGAATACCAAGGGATCAGTCGTCGGGAGATCGCAGATCCGGTTTTCACAGACGTAGGCAGTTGTCCGGCCGTCTCGTGCAAACTTTCCCTCAATAAGCGGTATAAGTGACGCATGGCGATCGAATTGGTCATTTTCAACCACAACGCTCAGAATTCGATTAGGCAGAAAAGTTGTGCGGAATTTGGCTAGGAACGGTTCCGCAGCGGACGGTGTATCGGCTGAGACGATGATGATCTCCTTCGGCATATCAACGCGAAAGTCGATCGCTAACAGCATCTCCGACAGTGCGGCAGGGCTTTGTTGTAGCGGCGTACTGA
Coding sequences:
- a CDS encoding MBL fold metallo-hydrolase, which encodes MIWDRRDFVRTSSLALVGSAVGHLPLLAQDATPRFEELRRNVGAFHMRGGTIGWLISDNALVVVDSQYPDTADACLNGLKMRSSRMIDTLVNTHHHGDHTGGNKVLRAATREIVAHANVPGLQRRQAAQRGTESDQAYPDTTFDEHWQMDTGDEVVSAKYYGSAHTSGDVVVTFERANIAHLGDLLFNRRDPFVDRPSGATIRGWIELLPQVIDDHERDTLYIFGHAGEGFPVTGNADDLVVQQRYFESVLEHVERGIAAGRSQEQIVSIEQVPGMSEHRSTPPSVARVLNVAFEELSAEQ
- a CDS encoding MBL fold metallo-hydrolase produces the protein MTPRTFLTVLVFLSACTPSSDQASSSDSGQVEEAAVMGPTVGVDEIADNVYRFSYNNHRSLFIATTDGVLVTDPQSTEAAERYLEEIRKITDAPIRYLVYSHYHNDHASGGAVFGDDVVTISHENVLTHLEDEGMTAVRPPDETFVDEMSLTIGDIDVDLSFPGHSETDSNIILHIPSRRLVFIVDTLSVRSLPWRDLASGDLAGWTAALETLTEYDVDQFVPGHGEIGTHDDVREHLEYFETLTREVTDRMDDGQSLQAIQASLELPQYATWRNYNEHFALNIEGIYRELAEQRQ
- a CDS encoding ROK family protein, translating into MSEVRIGIDLGGTKIEGIALASDGRTLSRQRVPTPRDDYDATVQAIIDLINSIEHEVGSRGTVGIGTPGAVSPATGRIKNSNSTWVNGRALLEDLTSRLNRPLRLDNDANCFALSEALDGGGKGARVVFGVILGTGTGGGVIVDGRPLDGVNAIGGEWGHNPLPWPTPEEVPGPPCYCGQRGCLETFLSGPGLSRDYEADTGTWRSAPDIAKAAREDEPAATAALERYEDRLARGLATVINLIDPEIVVLGGGLSNLESLYARVPALWTAYVFSDRVDTQLVRPVHGDSSGVRGAAWLWGRTV